DNA sequence from the Coregonus clupeaformis isolate EN_2021a chromosome 13, ASM2061545v1, whole genome shotgun sequence genome:
TTTCGGCAACGTTGAAATTGAGTAGATATGCGTTGAGTGAGCGGACTGAACTTCATTTCCCATCTTTCCGCTGACGTCAAAGGGCTTTGTTCCAAACCACACGGTCGCCATTTTTTTGAGGATTAGGAGAATGTATACCAGTGGTCGTAAAATAATTTGCAACCTGGTTTAAAATATCGTTCCCTTAGCTTGGCTGGAAAGTACAGGGTCTTATTTCAGAACTTGACAACCAGTTGTTTAAGGTGAGGGTATTTTTGTGTTTAACTGTGAAATATAAGCTCACTACGTTAAACTTAAAAGCTCAATAAACCATCTTGTCGttaaagctaacgttagctagcctctTCGTTCCAGAACTGTCAGTTGCAGCATGTTAGAGTTTATTTATTTGTCTGAAGGTAACTATCTGATGGTGGCATATCGAAACTAACCGATAAACAGttgtctaacgttagctagctacctgttgTTAGCGCAGTAGGGAATTGTTGGTTATTGTTGACATAGCTAACTAACTATTACCTAGTTAACATAACACAAGGAAGTGGTTTCCACTAGTTAACGTAACCACAGCCACGTAAAAATGAATGAAAACCAACATTTAGGtttgtcttaatttaaggttagggtataAGGTTAGCAGTGGGGTTAGGTTTAAagtcagattttaagaagataaattgtagaaataggcgggctTTATGATTCtgtctgtggtaactagtgacgacccaagGAAGTGGTGTTGCTTAACGAATACTGGTATGACACAGCTACGTTGTAATTATACAATGTAGCTGGCTATCTAACGTTTCATGTGTGGATTTTAAGCGATTTAAACAGCCTCACACATACCAGCTAACGTTTAGCTAGCATCTGTCCTTTATATCAGCCAAACATGggttagctaactttagctgtATTAATATATTTTGTTCTGAAGTAGAACATTAAGTATGTCCACAGTCCAGGCACAGCTGACAACATGTGAGACAtgacaagcagacagtcaggagTCCTGTCAGGAGCCAGGGGCAGCGTGTTCTCTTCATTGCAGCTGGCATGGATTTTACAACCTATATGTAAAGGAATGCATGAGGATAGGCTTTCTAAGTCGTCGTAATTTTTATTGCATAGACTCACTGCCTTTACTTGTTTGGCAGATGCGGCGTTCCAAGCGCATGCGACACCCTGATGGCTGGGTTGAGGAGTATAGCTATGAGGAGAAGCTGGAGATTCGCAAACGGCAGAGGCGAAGTTCACATAGCAGTGACCGGGAAAAGAGACCGAGGCGCTACCACCACTATAAAACATACGAAAGGTAAATAAGACATTCTGCTCATGTAACATCAACTATTAAAGCTACGACGAATGAAGAATGTAATTGATTCTATTTAGGGTCAGCTTTGTTGAAAATGTTCAGCTGATATTCTTGAAGATACTGTCATAAGACCTCTATCAGAACATCTAACATTTTATTATGGCAAGGGGAATTCAAATGTAAACACCACAATGACTATTAATTGTAAACAGTTATACAATCACAGGAATAGTATTCCTGGACATTAACCGGGATTGTGTTCTTTGTACTGTTTATGTAGGCCTAGATAAAATATAATTTTCAGGGTTAAACACAAAAATAAAGAAACAAGTACTGTTGGAAATGCAATTTTTTATCATTTTAAGTCATTTGATTCACCCAAATATTCATTTGATAGGGTGCACTAACCGTGCTGCTGAATTTGTATACTTTTGTCTATTTACAATTGCATTGAACAAGTATGCAAGTACAAGTTTGCAGGTTCCACGGCAATCATAAACACAGTATTGACCAATAAATCCTTGGTGTTCTTGTGATCAAGTTACTACTCCATGCCATAACATGACAGCTGATGGGAGGTGGGATTTACTACTATAACATTGTCAGGTGAAGGAATGACCTCCATTCCAGGCATGAATGTGGAATGTGTGTGAGAGGTTACTAACCCCTCTCACAGGCATGACGACAGTCCGGTCTATAACATGGGTGTCGTGGGGAGGGGAAGGAGGTCTTTAGATACTTGGCTGATGCTGCCTACTGGCGCCTGACCGGTCAAGACATAACATTCCTCCTACACCCCTGCTGCAAGAGCTGATGAATAATACCACAAGCCTGAGATTACCTTATCAACATCCCTGTTGTATTCTGTATTCATCCCTTATTCTCATCCTTAGCAAGTGGACACTTGTCGAGCCAATGATGGTAATCAGTCAGAATTTCACATGCAGTGTATGATCACAAGTTATATCCCATCAAAAGATTGCTGTGATTGCTTGATTTAAAAATGTGTTTTTAAATAACTCTCTCCCACTTGACCAATGAACATGACCTTGTAGTTTCCAGGTTGTGTGTGTGAACTGTAGTCTGCCTTGGCCACAGGTGTCACCTTGACTCTAAGAGGCTGGAGTGCAGGGAGCGGAGGGCCCGGGAGCCCAGTGTGGAGAGGGAGAGCCATGGGGACAAGGAGAGGGATGGGGCCAAGGGTAAAGAGCGGAGGAACAGAGACTGGCACCACTACAGCAAATCCTCCGCACGCAGTGGTCGGAGCCACCAGAGCAGTCGCACACGACACCGCTCCCGTCGTCACAGCCAGGGGTGCTCTGACTCGGTATGATACTCTCCACCTGTCTAACTATTTCTGTCTGTGGAATTGGGTGATCGCATAGTAGAACAGTAATCATCTATGGTTGATCATTTTGTTATTTGAATTTGCATAGTTATTACTAATTGGTCTGGTATTCCAAAACAGTGCTTTGCTTTATTATTTAAAAACAATGTTAAACAATCAGTTCAATCTAAGTGATTGGATTAAGATATTAATTTCGGCACAAATATTAGATGCTATGCTTCCATAAAACTCAGCCATTGAACCGTGGATGATGTCCTACTGCACTTCTGTTGTATCACTACTCTTATAATTTCTTGAAAGAACTTCTATTGTGAGTCATGTCTGAAAATATgttgccatgtttttcttctgtAACACACATTATGGTGGCACCTGTGCGTTTCTCGGGGATGCATTTGAAATTGCTGCTGCCGTGGCCTGGCCTGGGTTTCTGAATGGGCCGAATATCCTCCCCCTCATCAACTTCCTCCCGCTGAATGAATGATTGGCGCATTCTGTCCTGGTTCTGGCGGgtttatgatgatgatggtgatgatggtggtgatgctGGTGGCCAtgaacccccccctcccccctccccttccaGAGGAGTCACCGCAGGAAGAGATCCAGAAGTTTTGAGGATGATGAGGAGGGTCACCTGATCTATCACAATGGACTCGTACTAAAAGCAAGATGTATAGAACACAAACCTTTCTTTCTGTAACCCTTTTGTCTGTATGTTTGAATGTCAGTATAGGTAGGGTATAGCTTCGGGGCATTGGAATCTTTTAAGAAATATGTTAAACCTTTGAGATTTGGAAGAGTTTTTTTCTCTTCATCCGTCTATTAGCAGTAAGGCTAGAGAACTATTATTGTAGTAGTTTCCTAGGAATAGGAGGGAAGTGACAAATGCTATGTAGCCAGAGTGAGTAGCTGCTAGTCTAGTTTTGATCTGTTCTTGTGTTGTAGACGCTCTGTTCTGATGTACTAACAGCTTCTCCTTTGCCCCTTTAGATGAGATTGTATCCACTTTAGGAGAAGGCGCATTTGGGAAAGTGGTGGAATGTATTGACAACTCGAAGTAAGTAACACAAATCTTTATTTCTTGTTCAAGCCAACCGGATGGGTTTCCACTCATGGCATTATCTCAATGCTTTTCTCTCTGTCAACCTCTGCTTTTGTAGTAATGACAATAGGGTGGCGCTGAAGATCATTAAGAACATTGATCGTTACCGGGAGGCCGCTATGTCTGAGGTAGAGGTGCTGGAACAGATGAACTCCCTGGACGACGAGAGAACCTTGTGAGTAACCGGGACTAAGGGACACACATTTTAGCCTACAACATTCTTATATACCTCTGTCCAGCTGCTTAGGTGCTTGGAGGTGCTATACAAACGTGGTAATCAACGTTCCCGCTAATCTGCGCACCACCTCCAGGACTACCACGCCGAAGAAATGCTAGGCCATACAGAGacgcaagagattgaacttcactgagttcgcCCCATTAGTTTGCACTATATAGATCAATGTTTTTTCAGTGATTGAAACAAcatatcagccccttttcaatgcaagCAACAAATgtaactttgcaagattgagtctgtgattttgttgtaggcagagccagagcgcAATGGAGTAGAATTCTATTGGCGGGGGTAGCCATCGAGCACTCGCGCTTTTCAGatcacatttgttgatattctttgctagttagcgagttattaggccagttatagataagtataggtcagcaatggggagttactgcttcctacGAGCGCaatgtgtaggctacatttcgagcggtctttgaaaagccagtctgGTAAAAAGCTTATGTCTTATTTAAAGGGGcggtgttgtattttgagacgggcttgactaagaaaataagccaataggcagagaggtagcctacattgtctaattctctgtatggtaataataattaccttttattttgtaaagtggtttcttgcatcatacaacacaatgcaattcagtcacctatttggcccatggtgttacagaccaagtaaacaattatgaattaatgtcaagcccttcataatgtaaaaatgtttttaaaagtctcatgcattgtaggcctgcattgaacaccacatataggctactgtaggctatattatagaaatcaaaagctatttccatgtgaaagtgttatgggatttgctccattggttttgttggtaggcctacattatgatcaaatagccacaatagcctattggctactgtctaaaacggtaagggtacagcctcagtgttcattGTAAACgcgcgccggaagttgcacagaattctcACATTGTTCAAGTTTCCGCTTAGTGGCCCAAAAAATTGGAGGGAACATTGGTGGTAATGTTTTCTTATTGCCCTCATATAGTGGCTGTGTGCGCATGCTGGACTGGTTCGATTACCATGGCCACATCTGCATTGTGTTTGAGCTTCTGGGTCTCAGCACTTTTGACTTTCTGAAGGAGAATGGCTTCATGCCTTTCACTGTGGACCAGATCAGACACATGGCCTACCAGATCTTCAGAGCTGTGTCCTGTGAGTAAAACTCTGGTGCTGCAAAACTCTGTTCAGGAGGAGTGTACCTTTTTTCCTGTAGGCTGAATCGTCTCATTATTgtactatatatattttacattttgtaATGTTGAAATGACTGCTGCTGCCTTCTTGGCCAGATCTCCCTTGTAAAAGAGACTCCCAGTCTCAATGGGACTTTTCTGGTtaaatttaaataaaaaatacagctTTTTTGGAAAAAGCAACATGGAAATGGGAAGTTCTATTTCTGTATATGGAGTTTAACATCAAGTGTCTTGGAATTTGAATAACCTAATACTAATTATCTTCATGCAAAATCATTGTAACTTGCACGGTGTGCACTATACTATCAGATGGTGGATAGTTTTCTTTATGTAAATTGGAATTTAGAAACAAAGGAAGGTATCTTAACACCTACACCAATTTTTGTTTTATAGTTCTCCATCGAAATAAACTGACCCATACTGACCTGAAGCCAGAGAATATTCTCTTTGTCAATTCTGACTATGACATGGAATACAATGCCAAAATGGTAAGTTGAATgattacatatacacacacatccgTTGCTGCTGATCTGCAGCTTTCCTGGTCTAGAAACTTGCAGGGAGACGATTAGATATATTGCCAGCCTTTTATTTAAGCATTTAATTAAAACACTTCAGTTTTTCCAGTCATGTGTATCATCCAATGCAACTGTCCACAGTCGAATTATGGATTCGATAACGAATGCAAGTAGGTCCAGATCGGCACACCCCTACCCAGTCCCCACCAGTCAGTAGGTCCAGATCGGCACACCCCTACCCAGTCCCCACCAGTCAGTAGGTCCAGATCGGCACACCCCTACCCAGTCCCCTCCAGTCAGTAGGTCCAGATCGGCACACCCCTACCCAGTCCCCACCAGTCAGTATGTCCAGATCGGCACACCCCTACCCAGTCCCCACCAGTCAGTAGGTCCAGATCGGCACACCCCTACCCAGTCCCCACCAGTCAGTAGGTCCAGATCGGCACCCCCTAACCAGACCCCTCCAGTCAGTAGGTCCAGATCGGCACACCCCTAACCAGACCCCTCCAGTCAGTAGGTCCAGATCGGCACACCCCTACCCAGACCCCTCCAGTCAGTAGGTCCAGATCGGCACCCCCTAACCAGACCCCTCCAGTCAGTAGGTCCAGATCGGCACACCCCTACCCAGTCCCCTCCAGTCAGTAGGTCCAGATCGGCACACCCCCTACCCAGACCCCACCAGTCAGTAGGTCCAGATCGGCACACCCCTACCCATTCCCCACCAGTCAGTAGGTCCAGATCGGCACCCCCTAACCAGACCCCTCCAGTCAGTAGGTCCAGATCGGCACACCCCTAACCAGACCCCACCAGTCAGTAGGTCCAGATCGGCACACCCCTACCCAGACCCCTCCAGGCAGTAGGTCCAGATCGGCACACCCCTACCCAGACCCCTCCAGTCAGTAGGTCCAGATCGGCACACCCCCTACCCAGTCCCCTCCAGTCAGTAGGTCCAGATCGGCACACCCCTACCCAGACCCCTCCAGTCAGTAGGTCCAGATCGGCACACCCCTACCCAGTCCCCTCCAGTCAGTAGGTCCAGATCGGCACCCCCTAACCAGACCCCACCAGTCAGTAGGTCCAGATCGGCACCCCCTAACCAGACCCCTCCAGTCAGTAGGTCCAGATCGGCACACCCCTACCCATTCCCCTCCAGTCAGTAGGTCCAGATCGGCACACCCCTACCCAGTCCCCACCAGTCAGTAGGTCCAGATCGGCACACCCCTACCCATTCCCCTCCAGTCAGTAGGTCCAGATCGGCACACCCCTACCCATTCCCCACCAGTCAGTAGGTCCAGATCGGCACACCCCCTACCCATTCCCCTCCAGTCAGTAGGTCCAGATCGGCACACCCCTA
Encoded proteins:
- the clk4b gene encoding dual specificity protein kinase CLK4b isoform X1, yielding MRRSKRMRHPDGWVEEYSYEEKLEIRKRQRRSSHSSDREKRPRRYHHYKTYERCHLDSKRLECRERRAREPSVERESHGDKERDGAKGKERRNRDWHHYSKSSARSGRSHQSSRTRHRSRRHSQGCSDSRSHRRKRSRSFEDDEEGHLIYHNGLVLKARYEIVSTLGEGAFGKVVECIDNSNNDNRVALKIIKNIDRYREAAMSEVEVLEQMNSLDDERTFGCVRMLDWFDYHGHICIVFELLGLSTFDFLKENGFMPFTVDQIRHMAYQIFRAVSFLHRNKLTHTDLKPENILFVNSDYDMEYNAKMKRDERTLKNLDVKVVDFGNATFDHEHHTSVVSTRHYRAPEVILELGWNQSCDVWSLGCILLEYYLGLTLFQTHDSKEHLAMMERVLGPIPVHLLQKTKKRRYVHHDRLDWDEHSSSGRYVRKHCKPLKQYMSSRSSDHEQLFDLIHSMMEYDVSRRLTLEEAIWHPFFHPMRKERKK